The Helianthus annuus cultivar XRQ/B chromosome 16, HanXRQr2.0-SUNRISE, whole genome shotgun sequence genome includes a window with the following:
- the LOC110908527 gene encoding protein SMG7L produces the protein MNGNPSATVRDQKEKQASFLEVVNIEKLLWATIQHKGISHPEVQDLYRKARSRYEKIIINDYQTVDLQELEYSLWKLHYKHIDEYRKKIKKISASAESTNNLNSHVEGFKSFLSEVAEFYKDLIAKFRRVCEPAMLQKSHYVCHRFLVCLGDVSRYMELCKKPDVQKWAVAATYYLEATTVWPYSGNPQNQLALLATYIGDDFLALYHCIRSLAVKEPFPDARDNIMLLFEKNKSSKLQSLSTDAHIDFTKPLKRLSSQIKSHSSIDSTNINKLRANEHVPVVKTELWPLFVRMISFFLVKTSFEDLPHTFASTMKELESLLALNDIELNSSLEPYEPFDSSRKGPYRAIQAVTILIFVIQSLIKGKQDEQISTCTTWAWTCTFSFMGHIIQRCITSNDQENCCALLPAVRVFLEWYVGFLDYAETFGKDEKVFNAKSYFFGALVDLLSGFDVKEHEMVKESQTALWEDHELRGFEPISESNNLLDFCSENRSRYEDGNSIRITRILHASVKITERFKDSSQSQIFYDQSARKFYAGKDSEKIPKKNDKEIEEEEVILFKPLTRYNSEPIQASSDEPDDQTETSEESLRRSSSLISAQNGSNGPHDSSKRGQPYSAGPPSLSGWVLNRESLNLETERKSRSSSKQELAPISEIPTSSLADMSISDAAYIAPVPSAPLLPEDHGILGAPPVSRLPQEPLDFSSGVPGFVDAYRPPVFGLSSSEWLYRYNNNLSLEPGANHHWPVLGNNAPGNLGNFHGYDGGPRFDLIDKWGNPLLTNRMVYFENPFGYPRPNVSGGGGGGGELRIGQPPGLQQLKEREWQLQADSPFRGHPYMGN, from the exons ATGAACGGAAACCCGTCTGCAACAGTTAGAGATCAAAAGGAAAAACAAGCTTCATTTCTCGAG GTTGTTAATATCGAAAAGCTATTATGGGCAACGATTCAACACAAAGGTATATCGCATCCAGAGGTTCAAGATCTGTACCGTAAGGCACGCTCTCGTTACGAGAAAATCATCATCAACGATTACCAAACTGTTGATCTTCAAGAACTTGAATACTCGCTATGGAAGCTTCATTACAAGCATATAGACGAATACCGAAAGAAAATCAAGAAAATTTCCGCTAGTGCAGAAAGCACAAACAACCTTAATAGTCATGTGGAAGGGTTCAAGTCGTTTCTATCGGAAGTTGCCGAGTTTTACAAAGATCTAATCGCAAAATTCAGAAGAGTTTGTGAACCCGCAATGTTGCAAAAAAGCCATTACGTATGCCATCGGTTTTTAGTTTGTCTCGGCGATGTTTCGAGATATATGGAGCTTTGTAAAAAACCCGATGTTCAAAAATGGGCCGTTGCAGCTACATATTACTTAGAAGCAACGACGGTTTGGCCATATAGTGGAAACCCCCAGAATCAG TTGGCACTGTTGGCAACGTATATTGGTGACGATTTCCTTGCGTTATATCATTGTATAAGAAGTTTGGCTGTCAAAGAGCCGTTTCCTGATGCCAGAGACAACATTATGTTACTCTTTGAGAAG AATAAATCATCGAAATTGCAATCACTTTCTACAGACGCCCACATTGATTTCACAAAGCCGTTAAAAAGGCTTTCGTCGCAAATTAAGTCACACTCAAGCATAGattcaacaaatatcaacaaattAAGAGCCAACGAGCACGTTCCAGTTGTAAAAACCGAATTATGGCCTCTTTTTGTGAGGATGATAAGTTTCTTTCTGGTTAAAACCAG CTTTGAGGACTTACCTCACACTTTTGCGTCAACAATGAAAGAATTAGAATCCCTGTTGGCATTAAACGATATAGAATTAAACTCCTCGTTAGAACCATACGAACCATTCGATTCATCACGAAAAGGCCCTTATCGGGCCATTCAAGCCGTCACAATCCTCATATTTGTAATTCAAAGTTTAATCAAAGGGAAACAAGATGAACAGATTTCGACATGTACAACATGGGCATGGACTTGCACATTTTCTTTCATGGGTCATATTATTCAACGGTGTATCACAAGCAATGATCAAGAAAATTGCTGCGCGTTGTTGCCAGCTGTACGCGTGTTTTTGGAATGGTATGTTGGGTTTCTTGACTATGCCGAAACTTTTGGTAAGGATGAGAAAGTGTTTAACGCGAAGTCGTATTTCTTTGGTGCTTTGGTTGATCTTTTGAGTGGGTTCGATGTTAAAGAACATGAGATGGTCAAGGAAAGTCAAACTGCTTTGTGGGAAGACCATGAGCTACGAGGGTTCGAACCCATATCCGAATCAAACAACTTGTTAGATTTCTGTTCTGAAAACCGAAGTAGATATGAAGATGGAAACTCAATCCGAATTACACGCATTCTACATGCTTCTGTTAAAATCACTGAAAGATTCAAAGATTCTTCTCAAAGTCAAATCTTTTATGATCAATCGGCGAGAAAGTTCTACGCAGGCAAAGATTCCGAAAAGATTCCAAAGAAAAACGATAaagaaattgaagaagaagaggTGATTCTCTTCAAGCCTCTCACTAGATACAACTCGGAACCAATTCAGGCCTCAAGTGATGAACCGGATGACCAAACCGAAACCTCTGAAGAAAGTTTGCGCCGTTCTTCCTCACTAATCAGTGCgcaaaacgggtcaaatgggcCGCATGATTCATCAAAAAGGGGTCAACCGTATTCCGCTGGACCTCCTTCACTTAGCGGTTGGGTTCTTAACCGCGAAAGTTTAAATCTCGAAACGGAAAGAAAATCAAGAAGTTCAAGTAAGCAAGAACTGGCTCCTATTTCCGAAATCCCGACATCCTCGTTAGCTGACATGTCAATATCCGACGCTGCATACATTGCTCCTGTTCCTTCAGCACCGTTGTTACCCGAAGATCATGGTATACTCGGTGCACCACCAGTCAGCAGATTACCACAAGAACCGTTGGACTTCAGTTCGGGGGTGCCTGGGTTTGTTGACGCGTATCGTCCACCCGTATTTGGATTAAGTTCTTCTGAATGGCTTTACCGGTATAATAACAACCTCAGTCTGGAGCCTGGTGCTAACCATCATTGGCCCGTTTTGGGTAACAATGCTCCCGGAAATCTTGGAAACTTTCATGGGTATGATGGTGGTCCGAGGTTTGATCTTATCGACAAGTGGGGTAACCCGTTGCTTACCAACCGAATGGTGTACTTTGAGAACCCGTTTGGGTACCCGAGACCGAACGTTAGCGgcggtggtggcggaggtggtgagCTAAGGATAGGACAGCCACCTGGTTTGCAGCAGTTGAAAGAAAGGGAATGGCAGTTGCAAGCTGATTCTCCATTTAGAGGTCATCCATACATGGGGAATTGA
- the LOC110908528 gene encoding uncharacterized protein LOC110908528, giving the protein MEGKQREEVSSATAVFLGALAHGVNGPTWNALKGAFLMLGVCLCVMLGLAFSSSDFTLVLHVTFLVFITGTLFFLLSSFLAQTGLVSVEHQMQEIGLVPNQAESTKEKSI; this is encoded by the exons ATGGAGGGAAAACAGAGAGAAGAAGTGTCATCAGCAACAGCAGTGTTTCTTGGAGCACTAGCCCATGGTGTTAAT GGTCCCACTTGGAATGCATTGAAAGGGGCCTTCTTGATGTTGGGTGTTTGTCTTTGTGTTATGTTGGGCTTGGCTTTCTCCTCTAGTGATTTTACATTGGTGCTTCATGTTACTTTTCTTGTTTTCATCACTGGCACTCTCTTCTTCCTTCTCAGCAG CTTTCTTGCTCAGACCGGGTTGGTTTCAGTTGAACATCAAATGCAGGAGATAGGATTAGTACCCAATCAAGCAGAGTCAACGAAGGAAAAGAGCATATAA